In Phaseolus vulgaris cultivar G19833 chromosome 7, P. vulgaris v2.0, whole genome shotgun sequence, the genomic stretch tttcaaaaatttagaatataaaatcgtattttgaattctagaatgctagaaaatatattttgaattataaaatttagaatgaaaaattatatttcaaattttagagttttagaaaataacttctaaagtataaaatttagaattgaATGTCTTTCgaattttagaatttgaaatgCATTTTTAAACCTAAAAAACATCTTCTGAATTATAgaattgtaaaatttagaatatatttttgaatctagaaaatacttttcaaactctaaaatttagaataaaaaatatattttaaattttatagtttGAAAATAATTCTAAACTCTAAAGTTTAGAAAACCTACGAATTATACAGTacagaaatgaaaagaaataacaaaaacaaatccTACACATTTGCTCAagagtaattttaaaattgaaaaatttatgaaaatgcAGGAAGAAATCtcctcttttttatttatataaaatagacATAAACTTTGCTGGGCCAGTAGAGAATACTGTGGCCCATATTTAATAACCTGGCCcgtaaacattttttttttggttttttgtCTTCACCTGATTTTtgcaaataattaattaacagaaggaaaaaaaatgaaggaaaaggaaaacTCAAACGGATCTGAATTGCAAACATAGAGGGGGGTTTTGTTTCGCAGTGAACTGTGCGTATTATCAACAACACAAACAACAATTTCAGtgaatcaacaaaaaaaaaggagagAAAAACATTATTGTCTCCGTGATTTCGATTATTGACCATTCTCTTCGCTTCAATTCCCCTTTCTAAATcctcttgattttttttttccgaaTATCATCAGATTCAATTGAATTATACCCCTCAATGCAATGGTGGTCTGCAAATGTCGCAAGGTTCCgctccttttctctttctttgcaCACAGTTCGCGCCCTTTTATTTCCATTTTCAAAACCCTGATTTGTGTTTTCCCAATCACGATTGACTTGTTAGCTGGGTTTGTAGATCCGATTGGTATCGTTAATTCAGATCAACTGCGGTGATCTGCGTGTTCTTGCATTTTGCGTGATTTGATTTTCATTTCCATTTTATTATGCATTTGGGTGAGGGAAACAATTGCTTGAACTTAACATATAATTGATACAAGTGATTATTTGTCTTGGCTTGTTGATGTTGCATGTGATTCTCGTTTCTTGATTATCTTGGGGAGCTGTGCTAGTTGTTCCCCATTTTCTTGCTTTGAATTAGAGCTAATGCTGTGTTGCGCCTTGTGTATTATGTTTCAGGCTACTAAGTTATATTGCTTCGTGCACAAAGTTCCTGTCTGCGGGGAATGTATCTGCTTCCCGGAGCACCAAATCTGCGtggtaatttatttttctacaatTCGTATCTTTTGTTATCATTCACTATCAATTTATGctatatcctttgttctctcgCTCTTTCCTTCATTCCCCCCTTTGGTTATTtctgatttttgtttttcatttaatttattatttttggtCATTTGTTTCCTGGTCCAAGGCTTCAATTTCTTTTTCTAGTTCTGGACTGAGTATTATTGGGGATCATGCAATCTTGTAATTTGCCGGCATATTATGTATGAAGCTGTATAGTTTCCAGGGTTAAGCTGAGTCTACTTTGTAAATTTTGCAGGTCCAAACTTATTCGGAATGGGTTATAGATGGGGAGTATGATTGGCCTCCGAAATGCTGCCAATGCCAGGCTGTTTTAGAAGAGGGGGATGGATCTCAAACAACTCGACTGGGCTGCTTGCGTATGTGATTTTGCTTGTTTTCCTTCCAAATAATTTTGGCTGAGCTTGCTCTGAtcacatttataaatttaaattttgtacaTAGATGTTATCCACACAAACTGCTTAGTCTCGCATATCAAGAGTTTTCCTCCTCATACTGCCCCAGCAGGATATGCGTGTCCTTCATGTTCTTCTTCTGTAAGATCTACCTTGAAATGCTTCCtttctttttttacttttcaaattCATAATCGATGAGAGATTGGACAGAAACACTATAAAGGCaattggtgttttaggtgcccaGGACTATGTGTACAAAGAGGGAAAAGAAAATGACATGCTATTCCCAACACTTTTTTTCTCTCCccatttgatttttctttttttaataattttttttcttaattatgaGTTGTAGATAGAAACTCCAGAAAGCTAACCATTCATTCGTATATGTTTTAAAACAAGTATTTAGTGGCTTGTCTTAGGAGGGACCAAGTCACAAAAAGAAGTTTCTTAGCAGGTAGACTTACAGTATGTTTTGTTAATAGATACTCTATTAAGAATTAGCTACATAAGATGTGACTTGTTCAACCACTATTGTGATTATGTTTTCCCCTTtacattttaaaactaaatttatttagACAGTAGTACGGTAAAATTCTCCATCATTTCTTTTTGTCCATGTGTCGTTTGATGAAATAACTGTACAGATATGGCCTCCCAAAAGTGTGAAAGATTCGGGGTCACGTCTACATTCCATGTTGAAGGAAGCTATCATGCAGGTGATTTATGAAGTTTTTAGTATATGATTGCCTCACTTCTATATTAGTTTGAGATATAGTAGGTTATATTTCTTGACATTCAGAAATCTAGAACAAGCTTATTGCCACAGTTATGAATTATGAATGAATTGGGACTTGACAGTTATATTcatagaatttttatttttaagagaaTCCCTGTTGTTCCATGTCTTTGTCGGCCTTCATTCTTTGATGATTATAATGAAATAGTATTATATAGAATGCCAACATTCTTTGGTGCTAAGACCTATTGAACTTATCAGGCAATCAGAAGAATTTATTTACTAGCAAATGTTTGGACTATGCATATACTTTAATATAATTAGTTTCTCTTTGGTTtccatataatttttgtttaacaTCTTCGTGCTCACTGTGGAAGGGATGATGTTCAGGATTATGATATACCATCTGGGAAATTCAGTCAAGGCATCGTGTCTGATTCTTTGTTAAATGGACAATACTGAATATTTGTGCTGTACCACTGATCAATAATTGTGGTTATAAATGATTGATTATTACCGCAGAAAAAGTTACCATTTCTATAAATCACATGAATCCACACTTCCATTCCGTTTTTTGTCTTgatgattttatatatataggCACCTACTAGAGTTATATTCCTTGTCTGTTTTCTGCTCAttcattatataaatatttttttcattagttTTTGTCTGTTTTTGTGCAGTCTGGTATGGAAAAGAATGTTTTTGGAAACCATCCAGTTTCAATGACAGAATCGCGAAGTCCTCCTCCTGCTTTTGCTTCAGATCCATTGATTGGTAGAGAAAATAATGGAAACTCAGACTTGGTTGATGGATCACCTGTGACTGGGTCAGAACTACCTAAACTTACAGTGGCAGATATTATGGAGATAGATGGTGCTAACTCAGCAGGAAATTTCATGAAAACCTCAAGTCCTGTTGCTGTAAGAGGATATTTTCAGTGCACTGTTATTGTGTTTGCATTTATCTATCCTCTTAAAACTTTAATGAGTAGGCTGAATTTTCTCTTGTTTTTATTGCAATGCGAGTTGTATCTGATTTCgtgtatttcaaattttttttaatatagtttttttcttATTGCAAATAATTTAGCCTGGTGCCACCACAAGGAAGGGCTCTGTCCATGTTGAACGACAGAATTCTGAAATTTCTTACTATGCTGATGATGAAGACGGGAATAGGAAAAAGTACACAAAACGAGGTGATATTGTCTTTTTGaatgatttttaatattttaaaattttgtgatTAAAACTTGACATGTCTTCCTctcctcttttgttatagcttGTTTATTTGAATTTCATCTTTGAAAGTGTAGGTCCATTCCACCATAAGTTTCTTAGAGCTTTGCTTCCTTTCTGGTCTACTTCCTTACCTACTCTACCGGTGACTGCACCTCCAAGGAAAGATGCAACAAATGCAACTGAAACCTCAGAAGGCCGAACACGGCATCAAAGATCATCAAGGATGGACCCAAGAAAAATTCTTCTTCTGATTGCAATTATGTATAGCTCTTCACTTCatgttaatatataataatccAAAGTAGGAAGTGCAGTAGTGGTAAAAGATAAAAAGTTCTGGGACCTGAAATTTGGGCGGTTGACCTTATGTTTGAGTCACTGATGATGCCTAACGAGGAGTGTTTTGTTTAGGGCAAGTAGGGAACAACTGGTTTAGTGAGCCTGGGCTTTTATTGCAACAAGTAGTATGTATCCCAGGGTTAAAATGCTTGCAGTCTCTTTTAAGTTTATCTAGCATACATCTTTCGCATTGCTGATGCTCTAATTCCTCTACCATATATGTAACAACTATACGGAGTTTCAGTTGTGGTATATACTGCTAGTTTTTAACTGATGAAGGTATTATGATGATCCCATTTGCAGGGCTTGCATGGCGACTATGGGTATATTGTACTACAGACTGGTGCAACGGGGACCAGGGGATGAGCTTCTTAATGATGAATAAATTTGCATTGGAGCTCTTAAAATCCGGAGACTCTCAGTGGCTCCATTTTGGATATTGCTGGTTTCTTGTTGCTTCTGCTGGTTCTTATCTGTTTGGCTTCTTTATTTGGACCAGTCGCTGTTTTGGCCAACATACAAGTagtttgttgataatttttcaTCTGAATGGGCTATGACAGTGACTTGTTACATAAAATCTTACTCAGCCATCTTTGCTCTTTGCCCTCAGTTTTGGTGCCCTCTTGGAATGTAATTGCAGATTCAGATCAAAATGTTGCTCTCTTAATTGGATTAAGTTGTCTTGATGATTTCAAATATAATTCGCACATTGTTAGTCAGTCAACATTTTTTATCTGTAGTTGTGTTGCACAAAACAAACTCAAACAAAGTTATgcattatatatattgatagaCCAGTGATACGAAGATATGATCATCTGCATCTGCAATGATGATACAGCATGTTAATGATCTTAATCTTTTGATTTCGTTAAGTATAGGAAGTGGAGCAGTATTTCTGTTCCATCAGAAAATTGTGAAGGAATGCTATAAAACTCCGCAGCTGGGACCGTATTTAGGTTGGACGATTCATTTGAGCCCACAAATCATAGGCAAGAATTCCGTGAAGTCAGCATTAGGGTGCACTCCATGTTATTGTTTAGGACGAAGATATTATGGCAcccatcaaataaaaatattcaattaataatttaaaataatcatattttaattagattttttttttaatttaaaatttcaatatacgttgttatattattaaagtgggttgtcatgtatttttttaaggCATGTCAAAGTAATATTTTCTTATCGTTTATGACCTAGACTAGAAGACCTTTACGTATTTGGTTGAGAGGAAAGAAAGTAAGAACCCAAAGTTTGCTATTTAAATTGTTtgtcaaataaattaaaaattttcttTAGAGAAGACAATTCTTCTTATTCCCTCTTCAAGAAAAAGACATATTACCTGCGTTTCTTTTATCTCAATTTTATTTCCtcatttctatttttcttttcaaaaagaTATATATCTGCATAACCTTCTAATATTttctttctataattttttctgCTTTTTTAAGTATAGCTTAagatgtttaaaaaaataaaatatttttaagagttTTCTATTTTACtcatatgttatatatatatatatatatatatatatataaactaattaaaaacTAGTTGGATAGTAAGaatataaattagaaaaaaagtaGTTATCGTTATTTTGAACTTTGTAAATCATAGTTACAAGTAGTAGTAATACACATTTAAAATCGTAAAAGTTGactaattttgttttcattattcaaattttatacaTTCTTTTAAGGGCTTGAAAGATTGAGGTAATTTAAGAAGTGAGTTGTTCACTTTTGACAAATTCCCTATGTACCTCCATGTCTTCCCTCTACATAC encodes the following:
- the LOC137827900 gene encoding uncharacterized protein, which encodes MVVCKCRKATKLYCFVHKVPVCGECICFPEHQICVVQTYSEWVIDGEYDWPPKCCQCQAVLEEGDGSQTTRLGCLHVIHTNCLVSHIKSFPPHTAPAGYACPSCSSSIWPPKSVKDSGSRLHSMLKEAIMQSGMEKNVFGNHPVSMTESRSPPPAFASDPLIGRENNGNSDLVDGSPVTGSELPKLTVADIMEIDGANSAGNFMKTSSPVAPGATTRKGSVHVERQNSEISYYADDEDGNRKKYTKRGPFHHKFLRALLPFWSTSLPTLPVTAPPRKDATNATETSEGRTRHQRSSRMDPRKILLLIAIMACMATMGILYYRLVQRGPGDELLNDE